In Leptospira hartskeerlii, a single window of DNA contains:
- a CDS encoding TMEM43 family protein has protein sequence MAFEEPGESSSIFGSIGDSFKGMLAGVVLFPLSLFLIFQVETCEQASAALKGALPAAQAKPGIASYVTGKLSADTLGGEFVKPGKYISYSQSSEVYAWEETSKEDSKTKKTVYDCELDWISSPKNPKNFKDPACKSKPFYKATVDDRSSVASDAKVKTDEGKTYSVNLGKVDLTSAVPSISPGSGDLSKGIAEGDYIYLSQKCATDQTEGCERVSVSLVPVPEESMTFVGSVSGSSIAEFTSEEGNKFLNASVGDFQTTMKDIQSDDNTTKWIMRAGCLIAMWVSFNLLAGPLLSLLSFVPFVGELGKAALSIVFGVVAFVITAITILLVKFWYIWLVLGLAAIGYAIYKKKAATA, from the coding sequence ATGGCGTTTGAGGAACCAGGAGAAAGTTCGAGTATATTCGGATCGATTGGCGATTCGTTTAAAGGAATGCTGGCCGGGGTAGTGTTATTCCCACTTTCCTTATTTCTAATATTTCAAGTAGAAACTTGCGAACAGGCGAGTGCAGCTCTCAAAGGTGCATTACCTGCGGCGCAAGCAAAACCAGGGATTGCATCTTACGTTACGGGAAAATTGAGCGCCGATACATTAGGCGGTGAGTTCGTAAAACCTGGAAAATATATTTCCTATTCTCAATCTTCCGAAGTATACGCTTGGGAAGAAACTAGCAAAGAAGATTCTAAAACCAAAAAAACTGTCTATGATTGCGAATTGGATTGGATCTCTTCTCCAAAAAATCCCAAAAATTTTAAAGATCCTGCATGTAAGTCCAAACCTTTTTATAAAGCAACCGTAGACGATAGAAGTTCCGTCGCTTCAGATGCAAAAGTAAAAACCGACGAAGGCAAAACATACTCTGTGAATTTGGGCAAAGTGGATCTAACGTCTGCAGTGCCTTCGATAAGTCCTGGCTCAGGTGATTTATCCAAAGGGATTGCTGAAGGAGATTATATCTACTTATCTCAAAAATGCGCGACTGATCAAACTGAAGGTTGCGAAAGGGTAAGTGTATCTCTTGTCCCAGTTCCGGAAGAAAGTATGACTTTTGTAGGATCTGTGAGTGGAAGTTCCATAGCAGAATTCACCAGCGAAGAAGGTAATAAATTTTTAAACGCTTCGGTAGGTGATTTCCAAACTACCATGAAGGATATCCAAAGCGACGATAACACGACTAAATGGATTATGAGAGCAGGTTGTTTGATCGCAATGTGGGTGAGTTTTAATCTTCTCGCAGGACCTTTACTTTCTCTCTTAAGTTTTGTTCCTTTTGTGGGAGAATTGGGAAAAGCTGCACTTTCAATTGTGTTCGGGGTTGTGGCATTCGTGATTACCGCTATTACCATTCTTCTTGTGAAGTTCTGGTATATATGGCTGGTACTGGGACTTGCTGCAATAGGTTACGCTATCTATAAAAAGAAGGCCGCAACAGCTTAA
- a CDS encoding indole-3-glycerol-phosphate synthase (involved in tryptophan biosynthesis; amino acid biosynthesis; converts 1-(2-carboxyphenylamino)-1-deoxy-D-ribulose 5-phosphate to C(1)-(3-indolyl)-glycerol 3-phosphat): MMALHRVLQEIVEEKKREIETIPEYNPAPYSGVGLWQSLRSRKFSIISECKKMSPSSGIIRQEYDAVSIAKTYSECGATAISVLTDKKYFGGSLEDLKNVSSQVNIPILRKDFILDTKQIAEAREFGAAAILLIVRILTPEKLTELIKEAKKYNMDVLTEIHTEEEAIIATKAGANIVGINTRDLDDFTIHQDLVPKVASKLSPNIVKVGESGVKSKADLDEFRSHVDAALIGTYFMEKADIRKAWLELF; the protein is encoded by the coding sequence ATGATGGCATTACATCGGGTTCTCCAAGAAATCGTAGAAGAAAAAAAAAGGGAAATCGAAACCATTCCCGAATATAATCCTGCTCCATATTCTGGAGTAGGATTGTGGCAATCGTTGCGTTCCCGCAAATTTTCAATTATTTCAGAATGTAAAAAAATGAGTCCTTCTTCCGGGATCATCCGGCAAGAATACGACGCTGTTTCCATCGCCAAAACTTATTCAGAATGTGGAGCCACTGCGATCTCTGTCCTTACGGATAAAAAATATTTCGGCGGATCGCTAGAGGATCTCAAAAATGTTTCCTCTCAGGTCAACATACCTATATTAAGAAAAGATTTTATACTGGATACAAAGCAAATTGCGGAAGCTAGAGAATTCGGAGCGGCGGCAATTCTACTCATCGTCCGTATCCTCACACCTGAAAAACTAACTGAACTGATTAAAGAAGCCAAAAAATATAATATGGATGTTCTGACAGAGATCCATACGGAAGAAGAAGCGATAATTGCCACCAAGGCCGGTGCAAACATAGTCGGTATCAATACTCGTGACCTGGATGATTTTACCATTCATCAAGATCTGGTTCCTAAGGTTGCTTCTAAACTTTCGCCCAATATAGTGAAAGTAGGCGAATCCGGGGTCAAGAGCAAAGCCGATCTAGATGAGTTTCGATCCCATGTGGACGCTGCACTTATCGGGACATACTTTATGGAAAAGGCGGATATCCGTAAGGCCTGGCTGGAACTGTTCTAA
- a CDS encoding STAS domain-containing protein → MLDHKVQDGVLIVYLKGRLDVSIANEVEENLNDLIDNQGHTKVILNMQDVDYMSSSGFRACISTLRKLNAKEGGLKICGIKPAVKRIFDVIELTSLFDIRETEDEALRTFRA, encoded by the coding sequence TTGCTCGATCACAAGGTACAGGACGGAGTTCTCATAGTTTACCTCAAGGGACGTTTGGACGTTTCTATCGCAAACGAGGTGGAAGAAAATCTGAACGATCTAATCGATAACCAAGGACATACCAAGGTTATTCTAAATATGCAGGACGTGGACTATATGTCTTCATCCGGATTCCGGGCTTGCATTTCCACACTCAGAAAATTGAACGCGAAAGAAGGCGGTCTTAAAATCTGCGGGATCAAACCGGCGGTTAAAAGAATTTTCGACGTGATCGAACTTACCTCTCTATTCGATATCCGCGAAACGGAAGACGAGGCGCTTCGAACCTTTCGTGCATAA
- the murD gene encoding UDP-N-acetylmuramoyl-L-alanine--D-glutamate ligase — MKNFPTSLLGQRVLVLGGGVSGMAALRLLKERQANAVLCNSEALPDSNVMFVGEDVILADLLPIALIVKSPGISPSHPVISQANSLAIPVVSEVELARAFYSGKLIGVTGTDGKSTTTSLTTHLVSVDFPGATAGGNIGLAFSDFCLKPIPLSVLELSSYQLEDSGPLELNVSVILNLASDHLERHKSLDNYFAAKTRIVDSSNHSHTLVTSSKLFKERIQNLGWSCKILVFGREASNDAIISEEEKTIKTAKVIYDAKNFPLPGGHNLDNLAASILAAEAIGAKPEHIQSLIGTFKGLPHRFQHAGKAAGISFINDSKSTNLHSMLAGLSTWKDKKGTFLILGGRPKAEPLEPLKEFLASGIGWVLLIGEARETWTSVISPILGSHLILADNLEEGFSQIKTAVRSGRARVSSIVFSPACASFDRYKNFEERGKHFLKLVSDWTKEEP; from the coding sequence ATGAAGAATTTTCCTACCTCCTTATTAGGCCAAAGAGTCCTGGTTCTCGGCGGGGGAGTTTCCGGCATGGCGGCTCTCCGACTCTTGAAAGAGAGACAGGCGAATGCTGTTCTTTGCAATTCGGAAGCTTTGCCGGATTCGAATGTGATGTTCGTAGGTGAAGATGTAATTTTAGCGGACCTTCTTCCTATCGCACTCATCGTAAAAAGTCCCGGTATTTCTCCTTCTCATCCGGTAATTTCCCAAGCAAATTCTCTCGCCATCCCGGTTGTTTCCGAAGTGGAATTAGCAAGAGCATTCTATTCCGGAAAATTGATCGGAGTCACGGGCACGGACGGAAAATCCACCACCACTTCTCTCACAACTCATTTGGTTTCCGTTGATTTTCCCGGGGCAACTGCGGGAGGAAATATCGGTTTAGCATTCAGCGATTTTTGTCTAAAACCGATTCCACTTTCTGTGTTGGAACTTTCCAGCTATCAATTGGAAGATTCAGGCCCTTTAGAACTTAACGTATCCGTAATATTAAATCTTGCCTCGGATCATTTGGAAAGGCATAAAAGTTTGGATAATTATTTTGCTGCAAAGACCAGGATCGTAGACTCTTCCAATCATAGTCATACTCTTGTGACTAGCTCCAAACTTTTTAAAGAAAGGATCCAAAATTTGGGATGGTCTTGTAAAATTTTAGTCTTCGGTAGAGAAGCAAGTAATGACGCAATCATCTCTGAAGAAGAAAAGACCATCAAAACTGCAAAAGTAATTTACGATGCAAAAAATTTCCCTCTTCCTGGAGGCCATAATTTAGATAATTTGGCGGCTTCCATCTTGGCAGCGGAAGCTATCGGTGCAAAACCGGAGCATATCCAAAGCTTGATCGGAACTTTCAAAGGGCTTCCTCATCGTTTCCAACACGCGGGTAAAGCGGCAGGGATTTCTTTTATAAATGATTCCAAGTCCACAAACCTTCACAGTATGCTTGCAGGTTTAAGCACTTGGAAGGACAAAAAAGGAACTTTTCTTATCTTGGGAGGAAGACCAAAAGCGGAGCCTTTGGAGCCTCTGAAAGAATTCTTAGCCTCGGGAATTGGCTGGGTTCTATTGATCGGAGAAGCAAGAGAAACCTGGACTTCAGTTATCTCTCCTATCTTAGGCTCTCACTTGATCTTAGCGGATAATTTGGAAGAGGGTTTTTCTCAGATCAAAACCGCCGTGCGTTCCGGAAGAGCTAGAGTATCTTCCATAGTATTTTCGCCAGCATGTGCGAGTTTCGATCGATATAAAAACTTTGAGGAAAGAGGAAAACATTTTCTGAAGCTTGTATCCGATTGGACCAAAGAAGAACCTTAA
- a CDS encoding HD family phosphohydrolase gives MESKFKQYIVTDSATLAGRLSILRTKIQAELIDLKNFFEFAEIRDTPQFVDILFYISDKTLESEHTKIREQLRMNPLILARFILNADLGYEGYKNTEIEDDLIFGILPEITSDLHLSKTFANGFLHLHMITDQFDLLHKINTAKYEINRLTRIGISLANEKDFDKLLREILYSAREICNADSGSLYLVEQDDIGFVRNLRFKISALSIDTEEFILPINKSSIAGYVAETGKILNIQDVYDLPEDAEFSFNSNFDILSTYHTKSMLVVPMKGHRGDVVGVLQLINRKRNFNQKLTVEQMKGDEIQPFDDYSTQLVLGVAGQAAVAIQNNYLLREIETLFEGFVTASVNAIEARDPTTSGHSFRVAILTVGLAETLDRVNFGKYQDTKFSKEQLKEIRYASLLHDFGKVGVREKVLVKAKKLEELEISLIDWRFRYLKKDFESKLNLRKVEYLKKHGHAGYPDFEKAIEFEFNEECKRLSSMFQIISQSNEPSILEEANSQFLEEIAKMQYITTEGDNLELISPYEFGFLTIKKGSLDFDERKEIESHVEHTFQFLSKIPWTSDLKMVPTIAHAHHEKLNGTGYPRGLSGEDIPIQSRIMTISDIFDALTDQDRPYKKAVPVDRALDILEMEAKENHLDGDLLKVFVESKVWEKLNHQGHIK, from the coding sequence ATGGAATCCAAGTTTAAGCAATACATAGTAACGGATTCCGCTACTCTTGCCGGAAGGCTTTCTATCCTCCGTACAAAGATCCAAGCAGAACTGATCGACCTAAAAAACTTTTTCGAGTTTGCAGAGATCAGGGATACTCCTCAATTCGTAGACATTCTATTTTATATCTCCGACAAAACATTAGAATCAGAACATACTAAGATCAGAGAGCAGCTCAGAATGAATCCTCTGATCTTGGCCAGGTTCATCTTGAATGCCGATCTTGGTTACGAAGGTTATAAAAATACCGAGATCGAAGACGATCTGATCTTTGGGATATTGCCCGAGATTACTTCCGACCTACATCTTTCTAAAACATTCGCGAACGGATTCTTACATCTGCATATGATCACGGATCAGTTCGATCTATTACATAAGATCAATACGGCGAAATACGAGATCAATCGATTGACTCGGATCGGTATCAGTCTCGCGAACGAAAAAGATTTTGATAAACTGTTAAGAGAGATCTTATATAGTGCCAGAGAGATTTGTAATGCGGATTCCGGTTCCTTATATCTGGTAGAACAAGATGATATAGGGTTTGTTCGAAATTTACGTTTTAAAATTTCAGCATTGAGCATAGATACGGAAGAGTTCATTCTTCCGATCAATAAATCCAGTATTGCTGGTTACGTTGCGGAAACCGGAAAAATACTGAATATTCAAGACGTGTACGATTTACCGGAGGATGCTGAATTCTCCTTCAATAGTAATTTTGATATATTATCAACTTATCATACAAAGTCCATGCTGGTTGTTCCGATGAAAGGTCATCGGGGAGATGTAGTAGGTGTTCTTCAACTAATCAACCGTAAAAGGAATTTTAACCAGAAACTGACTGTAGAACAGATGAAAGGGGATGAGATCCAACCTTTCGACGATTATTCCACTCAATTAGTACTTGGAGTTGCGGGACAAGCGGCTGTGGCAATTCAGAACAATTATCTTCTGAGAGAGATCGAAACATTATTCGAAGGATTTGTGACCGCGTCCGTAAATGCGATCGAAGCCAGGGACCCGACCACTAGCGGTCACTCTTTCCGAGTAGCCATATTGACCGTTGGACTTGCCGAGACCTTGGACAGAGTGAACTTTGGAAAATATCAGGACACAAAATTTTCTAAAGAACAGCTCAAAGAGATCAGATACGCTTCTTTACTTCACGATTTTGGTAAAGTAGGAGTAAGAGAAAAGGTTTTGGTCAAAGCCAAAAAGTTAGAAGAACTTGAGATCAGTCTGATCGACTGGCGATTCCGCTACTTAAAGAAAGATTTCGAATCCAAATTGAACTTAAGAAAAGTGGAATATTTGAAAAAACACGGTCATGCGGGATACCCTGATTTTGAAAAAGCGATAGAATTCGAGTTTAACGAAGAATGCAAAAGACTCAGTTCAATGTTCCAGATCATCAGCCAGAGTAACGAACCTTCTATATTGGAAGAGGCAAATTCTCAGTTCTTAGAAGAGATTGCTAAGATGCAATACATCACCACGGAAGGAGATAATCTGGAACTGATCTCTCCTTATGAGTTCGGATTTTTAACCATCAAAAAAGGTTCTTTGGATTTTGATGAAAGAAAAGAGATTGAGTCCCATGTGGAGCATACATTCCAATTTTTGAGTAAGATCCCCTGGACAAGCGATCTGAAAATGGTCCCTACGATCGCGCATGCTCACCATGAAAAATTAAATGGAACAGGATATCCAAGAGGACTTTCCGGCGAAGATATTCCGATCCAATCCCGGATCATGACCATCTCAGATATATTCGATGCGTTAACGGATCAGGATAGACCTTACAAGAAAGCGGTTCCGGTAGATAGAGCTTTAGACATTTTAGAAATGGAAGCCAAAGAAAACCATTTGGACGGAGATCTGTTAAAAGTATTCGTAGAATCCAAGGTCTGGGAAAAATTAAACCACCAAGGACATATTAAGTAA
- a CDS encoding patatin-like phospholipase family protein: MREKKKKTGTTIGAEERDGWFGFVLLSNREMFRDWSQEETESFTKLFEYRSVNSGNVLLSPEKSSEWLYFLLEGKCEEFTKASSGEELMIRSLGPGSHFGEAGFFHWKEGKFGVRTETDSKLLRISSKNWHKWETEHPETSKRWKERLETKRFFRMASYEPSEKEILGFISNLELLFHVDRKKIGELTPYLRWLYVPGGERLMLQGEPGNSLFIILSGRFRYTVSDDHGNITGEGEFAKGDIIGEMSLLTGEPRSASVYAVRSSQVIQISRNGFRKFISESPEALFHVTETIARRLGERNKESSRFGRKVHTIALVPVTEGFPLRDFSNELSKSLKSFGSTLSVNEGKLSKFLKEKKIHQKNGIRFGIPDLLSWFGGLEKEYDNVVFEVEPAGDPIWAETSLRQADRILLLAETGRPILENSYSWNLIQGGSLGETMKESVIYLEDSYTRWEELENILHELPGQKLILRKNREGEFDRIARRLESRSVGIALSGGGAKGFAHLGLLRSLSEAGIPIDLIGGTSAGSIMAGLFAMGYGFDESLRLIKEVWIEAKLTRDYTLPFVSILKGAKYSKAIKEFFGNRKIETLWIPFLAVACDLTNSKPKVFEQGEVWKAIRASTSIPGIFPPFYSDGALYVDGGLWDNLPGSLVRRKGADVLISVDLGAGSQPNKDQTYGLLVESRFPGEGPSSLKLLGNQFMKKEDRYSFPHIGELFMRSMLLSSRNNLLKTKETSDIFVELPVRDFSTFDWDEYKRLYEIGYEHSQKFVKDWGKIIKDKVYSERKKN; the protein is encoded by the coding sequence GTGAGAGAAAAAAAGAAAAAGACCGGAACGACGATCGGGGCAGAAGAAAGAGATGGATGGTTCGGATTTGTACTTCTGTCCAATCGAGAAATGTTCAGAGATTGGAGCCAGGAAGAAACTGAGTCATTCACCAAACTTTTTGAATATAGATCCGTAAATTCCGGTAATGTTCTTTTATCTCCCGAAAAATCTTCCGAATGGCTCTATTTTCTTTTGGAAGGAAAATGTGAAGAATTCACTAAGGCATCCTCCGGAGAAGAGTTAATGATCCGTAGTTTAGGCCCGGGTTCTCATTTTGGAGAGGCAGGATTCTTTCATTGGAAAGAAGGAAAGTTTGGAGTGAGGACGGAAACAGACTCTAAACTTTTGAGGATCAGTTCTAAAAATTGGCATAAATGGGAAACGGAACATCCGGAGACTTCTAAACGTTGGAAGGAAAGATTAGAGACCAAAAGATTTTTTAGGATGGCTTCGTATGAACCAAGCGAAAAAGAAATCCTGGGATTCATTTCTAATTTAGAATTACTCTTTCATGTGGATCGAAAAAAGATCGGAGAATTGACTCCATATTTAAGATGGTTATACGTTCCAGGCGGAGAAAGATTGATGCTCCAAGGTGAACCTGGAAATTCACTTTTTATAATATTATCAGGCAGATTCAGATACACGGTTTCGGACGATCACGGAAATATAACAGGCGAAGGAGAATTTGCAAAAGGGGACATCATCGGAGAAATGTCTCTGTTAACAGGAGAACCACGTTCCGCTTCCGTGTATGCGGTCCGATCTTCTCAAGTGATCCAAATTTCCAGGAACGGATTTAGAAAATTTATCTCCGAATCTCCGGAAGCGTTATTCCATGTGACTGAAACAATCGCGAGACGGTTGGGAGAAAGGAATAAGGAATCCTCTCGATTCGGACGAAAAGTCCATACAATTGCATTGGTCCCGGTTACAGAAGGATTTCCTCTAAGGGACTTTTCTAACGAACTTTCTAAATCACTTAAATCTTTCGGTTCTACTTTATCTGTAAACGAAGGAAAACTTTCTAAATTCTTAAAAGAGAAGAAGATACATCAAAAAAATGGAATACGTTTCGGGATACCTGACCTTCTGTCCTGGTTTGGCGGACTGGAGAAAGAATACGACAATGTAGTATTCGAAGTCGAACCCGCCGGAGATCCAATATGGGCAGAAACAAGCCTTAGGCAGGCAGATCGTATCCTTCTTCTTGCTGAAACAGGCCGGCCAATATTAGAAAATTCTTATTCTTGGAACTTGATCCAGGGAGGGAGTCTCGGCGAAACAATGAAAGAATCCGTGATCTATTTGGAGGATTCTTATACTCGTTGGGAAGAATTAGAGAATATTCTTCATGAATTGCCGGGCCAAAAGCTTATCTTGAGAAAGAATAGAGAAGGGGAATTCGATCGTATCGCGAGAAGATTAGAAAGTAGATCCGTAGGCATTGCACTTTCAGGAGGAGGTGCAAAAGGTTTCGCACACTTAGGACTACTTAGATCTTTGAGCGAAGCCGGGATCCCTATCGACCTGATCGGAGGAACGAGCGCCGGTTCTATTATGGCCGGATTATTTGCGATGGGTTATGGGTTCGACGAATCTTTACGACTCATCAAAGAAGTTTGGATAGAAGCAAAACTTACAAGAGATTATACCCTCCCATTTGTTTCTATTTTAAAAGGTGCAAAATATTCAAAAGCGATCAAAGAATTTTTTGGGAACAGAAAAATAGAAACATTATGGATCCCTTTTTTAGCGGTAGCATGTGATCTTACGAATTCAAAACCAAAAGTTTTTGAACAAGGAGAAGTGTGGAAAGCGATCAGGGCCAGTACTTCTATACCAGGGATCTTTCCTCCGTTCTATAGCGACGGCGCTTTGTATGTGGATGGAGGACTTTGGGACAATCTTCCCGGTTCTTTAGTTAGAAGAAAAGGAGCCGATGTATTGATCTCGGTAGACTTAGGAGCAGGTTCTCAACCGAATAAGGATCAAACTTACGGATTATTAGTAGAGTCCAGATTTCCAGGAGAAGGACCTTCTTCCTTAAAACTTTTGGGAAATCAATTTATGAAAAAGGAGGATAGATATTCATTCCCTCATATTGGAGAGCTGTTTATGAGATCTATGTTATTATCCAGTCGTAATAATCTTTTAAAAACAAAAGAAACTTCGGATATATTCGTAGAGCTACCAGTAAGAGATTTTTCCACATTCGATTGGGACGAATATAAAAGATTGTATGAGATAGGTTACGAACATTCTCAAAAATTCGTGAAGGATTGGGGAAAGATCATTAAAGATAAAGTATATTCAGAAAGGAAGAAGAATTAG
- the flgE gene encoding flagellar hook protein FlgE, which yields MMRSLYSGVSGLKNHQVRMDVIGNNISNVNTHGFKTERVTFQDMISQELRGASEPKENIGGVNPQQVGLGALIAAIDKIMTQGALQTTGKNTDVAISGEGFFIVKDGDKQFYTRAGAFNLDKNGYYVNPANGLKVQGWNSRLDEKGNKYINSSASIEDIIIPVYSKEPARATSKVDFRSNLNSSVQAVPPDATQEEITAMINDPDPKARRGHVTTIKVFDDQGAEREFKMEFYKVRENTWKARTSLTDSTQLSVDVAATGGQNTQMPGLTELEFGFTPDGKITYVSDGTDVMNTGKLNAKVSFKLPGNPQVQSFDLALGEAGMVDGITQFSSDFTTKAVKQDGYTMGYLESFSIDNSGTVTGVYSNGIKQPLARIATAVFNNPAGLDKAGDTMFAFSNNSGEPLIGEAGIAGRGKINAGLLEMSNVDLSDQFTDMIVTQRGFQANSRTITTTDQMLQEVLGLKR from the coding sequence ATGATGAGATCCCTTTATTCAGGAGTTTCCGGTTTAAAAAACCACCAAGTGCGGATGGACGTAATCGGTAACAATATTTCCAACGTGAACACCCACGGTTTTAAAACGGAACGTGTCACTTTTCAGGATATGATCTCCCAAGAGTTAAGAGGAGCTTCCGAGCCTAAGGAAAACATTGGAGGGGTCAACCCTCAACAAGTTGGTCTTGGAGCGTTGATTGCTGCGATCGATAAGATCATGACCCAAGGTGCTTTACAGACCACCGGTAAAAATACCGACGTTGCAATCTCCGGAGAAGGTTTCTTTATCGTAAAAGACGGAGATAAACAGTTCTATACAAGAGCCGGTGCATTTAACTTAGATAAAAACGGTTATTATGTAAACCCTGCAAACGGTTTAAAAGTGCAAGGTTGGAACTCCCGCCTAGATGAAAAAGGAAATAAGTATATCAACTCTTCCGCTTCTATCGAAGACATTATAATTCCGGTATATTCTAAAGAGCCTGCAAGAGCTACTTCCAAAGTGGATTTTAGATCCAACTTGAATTCTTCCGTACAAGCTGTTCCGCCTGATGCAACTCAAGAAGAGATCACTGCTATGATCAATGATCCGGATCCTAAAGCGAGAAGAGGGCATGTAACTACTATCAAGGTTTTTGATGACCAAGGTGCTGAGAGAGAATTCAAAATGGAATTCTATAAAGTACGTGAGAATACATGGAAAGCAAGAACGTCTTTGACTGATTCTACTCAACTTTCAGTGGATGTTGCTGCCACAGGCGGACAAAACACTCAGATGCCTGGACTTACCGAGCTTGAGTTCGGATTCACTCCTGATGGAAAGATCACATATGTTTCCGATGGAACTGACGTGATGAACACTGGAAAATTGAACGCAAAAGTTTCTTTCAAACTTCCTGGCAATCCACAAGTCCAAAGTTTTGATCTTGCTCTAGGCGAGGCTGGGATGGTAGATGGGATTACTCAGTTCTCTTCCGACTTTACTACTAAAGCAGTGAAACAAGACGGATATACTATGGGATATCTGGAGTCCTTCTCCATTGATAATTCAGGAACTGTTACAGGTGTATATTCCAATGGTATCAAGCAACCTTTAGCAAGAATTGCAACTGCAGTTTTCAATAACCCAGCCGGTTTGGATAAGGCGGGGGATACAATGTTCGCATTCTCCAATAACTCAGGTGAACCTTTGATCGGAGAAGCAGGTATCGCAGGTAGAGGAAAGATTAACGCAGGTCTATTAGAAATGTCGAATGTGGATCTTTCCGATCAGTTTACTGATATGATCGTTACTCAAAGAGGTTTTCAAGCGAATTCCAGAACGATCACTACCACAGACCAAATGTTACAGGAAGTCCTGGGTCTGAAACGATAA
- a CDS encoding flagellar hook capping FlgD N-terminal domain-containing protein: protein MPEANAVSNEATRSRYLEGDRSYDLRKHFDKLEKEEKSGLQGIEIRSTAKALGKDDFLKLLITQLSSQDPTNPVKDQDFIAQMAQFSSLEQMNNISQGIGKMTNRQSFSLVGKIVSGPDFVTGENVVGTAGALFFDGEGKSFVRVNGRTVEIDAITLITDPAVINQQEGQTGAPAPKAAAPIGAVGSALNSPVGTPTSQSMQAQQFPETLQNQNDSAFEETSSGAPGWSFPGKPNDSNY, encoded by the coding sequence ATGCCTGAAGCAAACGCAGTTTCTAATGAAGCTACACGTAGCCGCTATCTCGAAGGAGACAGAAGTTACGATTTAAGGAAGCATTTTGATAAATTGGAGAAGGAAGAAAAAAGCGGGCTCCAAGGGATCGAAATTCGTTCCACTGCGAAAGCATTAGGAAAAGATGATTTTCTGAAACTATTGATCACTCAACTTTCTTCTCAAGACCCTACAAATCCTGTTAAAGACCAAGACTTTATCGCACAGATGGCGCAATTCTCCTCTTTAGAGCAGATGAATAATATCTCCCAAGGAATTGGGAAGATGACCAATCGCCAAAGTTTCTCCCTTGTAGGAAAAATTGTTTCCGGACCTGATTTTGTGACCGGAGAGAATGTCGTAGGAACCGCAGGCGCATTATTCTTCGACGGAGAAGGTAAGTCTTTCGTAAGAGTCAACGGTAGAACCGTAGAAATTGATGCGATCACTTTGATCACTGATCCCGCTGTGATTAATCAGCAAGAAGGGCAAACTGGAGCGCCCGCTCCAAAAGCCGCGGCTCCAATTGGTGCCGTAGGATCTGCTCTTAACTCGCCTGTAGGAACTCCAACATCGCAATCAATGCAGGCTCAACAATTTCCAGAAACATTACAAAATCAGAATGATTCTGCTTTTGAAGAAACAAGTTCCGGTGCTCCAGGATGGAGTTTTCCCGGAAAACCGAACGATAGCAATTATTAA